tccctaaccctaaaccttaTTTatctttgtggtgggttgagaggaaaggctctgctttccctcccccactgaggaagaaaccgcggctaaaactcagtcggagaaatgggagtatattttacaaggaagcagattctatgtaacacaacaaatacagggatttttcaatatatacaggaatatacagcaaataaacacagtcaggaaccagacccccaacagagggggctttcccctctgcccccttcacccctctacctcccttctcccccaaagaggtagaagaagagcaaaaaggggagttagtacagcagagGCCTAACCAGAgggagttagttagttcttatctcttggcaagaagcccagaagcagtccagtgtGGAAGgcacagcaaagaaaggaagactgagagaaagtcccggCTGTGCTGGGcccaacctcacctcccaccttacttggccaatgaaattcgtttagaataccaaaatattttataaacatgtagccagtgtgccccttccttaaaggcacagtgacAAACGGTCACAATCTTCTACTCAAAGTCATTGGAAAATTCCTATTTACAGTTAGTGCCCAAGCTTGGTACTAGCTCTGAAATGTAACACAgagtggcagtttaggctgggtgactcctgttactgccacataatTATGCCTCCGgtgtcctgagtgtccagcccagtaaggtgaagggaagtgttgggaggccttAGTGTGTGGCCTatgggactctgtatgctttgggatatcttgccactatgctttgtagtttctgtaaaacaccaattgCATTTCCAtataaactttccatcactttccaatccatttgtgtgtgtcattcttttgtccctcttGGGGCAATAGAGGATCTGTCAGGCCTTGAACCAGGACAGATtattggtagcagaggatggctGCTGTGGGAACGCTGCAAATTGGATTGGAGAAGTGCAGAGATGGAAAAGTTAAAATGGGAATCTGGGCGTTGTTGGGTTCTGGTGGTTGGGTTCAAGGTTTTGCTGGGGTGACCCTGTGGGCGTTTTATGGGTTCTGAGGGGACAGCTGTGCATGCAGCTGTGGCGTGGGCTGTCTTCTGCCATTTCAAGGTGCCAGCAGCGATTCTGGAGCCAGCGGCATCAAGGGAATGCTCAAGAACGCGGTGcctgcccctttcccctttGTTGCCTGCAGTGTGGTAagtggtgcagggctggggaggtggcagttGTAAGCAGACCAGAGCTGGCTTGTCCCGTGGTGGTGGGGGCGAGCGGCAGCGAGaaggtgagcagtgctgcactggggggttacaggctctttaggagagacaggcgagggagaagaggaggagaggtggctctggatattagggagtcactctctgccacagagcttgaggtggaagatgagggaattgagaggcctgtgggttaaaatcagagggcagcctaacaaatctgacatcctggttggagtctgttatagaccacccagccaggatgaggaggctgatgaaatattctataagcaattggaggctgtctcaagatcatcagatcttgtcctcatgggtgacttcaacctgccagatacctgctgggaacttaattcagcagagaggaggcagtccagaagattcctggagcggatagaggacagcttcctgacgcagctgttaagtgagcctaccaggggtcaggctctgcttgacctgctgctctccaatagggaagggctggggggagatgtgaccgtgggaggctgcccagggtgcagtgaccacgagatagtgaagttttcaatatgcagggggatagggaggagcaccaacagaaccttcaccttggactgcaggagggcaaacttcagcctctttaagaaacttattggcaaagttccctgggtaccaaccctcaagaactgaggggtccaggagggttggagctgcttcaaacaggagctcttgaaggcacaggaactggcagtgcccatgtgccaaaagatgagcccaggggaaggctctgggcctggatgagcaagcagctcctggaggattgaaggggaaaaagaggctgtgtcacctctggaaggaggggaaggcttctccaggtgtgttcaaggaagtggttagattatgtaggaataaaatgagagaggcaaaggcccatctggaactgaagctgaacacctctgtgaaagacaataaaaagcactgTTACAAATgcattaacactaaaaagaagggcaagaagaacctccactccttactggacctggaggggaacactgtgactgaagatgaggcaaaggctgaggtcctgaacaccttccctgcctcaatgtttaacagcaaggcaggagctcaggaccagtggcctcctgagctgggcaatggggtcagggagcagtgtgatgccctggaaatccatgaggaattagttggggacctgctgagccacttggacactcacaagtccatgggaccggatgggatccatcctagggtgctaagagagctggcagatgagctgccaagccgctctccatcattttcctccagccctggctcactggagaggtcccaggtgactgaaactggccaaggtggtccccatccacaagaagggacggatggaggaacctggaagctccaggcctggcagcctgagctcagtgccagggaagtgatggagcagattatcctgggggcaataactgcacctgaaggatggccaagggctcaggcccagccaacatggatttaggaagggcagggcctgcctctccaacctgatctccttccatgcccaggtgactgcctggtggatgtggggcaggctgtgaatGTGGTcgacctggacttcagcaaggcctttgacaccgtcccccacagcaaactgctgcctaagctgtcagcccctggcttggacagcagctctctgagctgggttaggaagtggctggaggctgagcccagagagtggtggtgaatggtgccacatccagctggcagccaggcaccagtggtgtcccccagagatcagtgctgggccccatgctctttaacatcttcactgatgatctggatgagggggttgagtgagtcatcagcaagtttgcagatgacaccaagttgggagcagatattgatctgttagagggcagaagggctctgcagagggaccttgaccaactggacagatgggcagaggccaacaggatggcattcaacaagtccaagtgccaggggctgcactttggctacaacaaccccatgcagtgctacaggctgaggtcagagtggctgagagctgtcaaacagaaagggacctgggggtactgattgacagctacctaaacatgagccagcagtgtgcccagggggccaagaaggccaatggcatcctggcctgcatcaggaagagtgtggccagcaggagcagggaagtccttgtgccctgtgctcagcactgcttaggccacaaccttgagtcctgtgtccagttctggcctcctcaggtcaagaaggacattgagagacttgaaggtgtccagagaagggcaaggaggctggggaggggtctggagcacagccctgggaggagaagctgagggagctggggttgcttagcctgcagaagaggaggctcaggggagaccttcttgctctctgcaactccctgaagggaggttgtagccaggtgggggttggtctcttctcccaggcagccagcagcagaacaagaggacacaatctcaaggtgtgccaggggaagtttaggctcaaggtgaggagaaagttcgtcacaaagagagtaatttgccattgggatgtgctgcccagggagatggtggagtcaccgtccacggaggtgttcaaaaagagattggatgtggcacttgaagccatggtttagttaggaggcgttggatgagaggttggacttgatgatctctgaggtctgttccaactttattgattctatgattttgattaatattgccatatcatttataaataaaggaaatatgaTCCCCTTCCATGAAAACACCCACAGTACTGTGTTCATGGGATGccaagcacagctccaagcACTTCTACTATACGAAGAGAAAAGTTGTCATTCATCTCCTCTAGGAGACTGATTCAATCACAACAGATGCTGTTGTAACCTACTTGCTACATTTTTCCTGATTTTATGGGGAAAGAAAGATGCCTCAACAGGGCCAAAAAGATCCTTATTTGAAAAGAAACCAACAGGAGTTAGAGCAAAGACACTTGGCCCAATATCCTGGCTGAGAGATTACCACTGGCAGACAAAAAAATGTGGTCAAGTAGAACACCACTTCATATTACTAATTTAAAACTTCAAACTCcaaacattttcatttgaaaagatgaaaaataagaaaaacccAAATGCTGATAACCTCACACAGGGACATGGAACTAGGAAATTGAGGCAAATGCTGCACATCACAGAAACTCAGGcagaagctgtggcagcagtgtgCATTGCCCTCGGGCAAAACGTTTGTCCTGCGCTGCTCACCGGCAAGGGTGTTGGGGCTGCTCAAGCTGTGTCCAAGTTTTAGGACCCAGTCATAAATGGGCTCAGAGATATCACAGGTGCTTGTAACTGATACTATttactctttcttccttccaaatatataaatacatatgcAATGTGTAAATTACAAGAACGTAGGCTAAGGCCAACTCTTCTTTTATGTCCATGGCACAGTTAACACACCACAAGGAGTTTTCTGCAGGAGCCTTGCAGAATGCAACTTGGATGCTTCTCAGGGGATGAATCAGGAGTGATATGAGCATGGCACAAACTATACTACAGGGTACTACCAAGAAGCAAGGGATAGGAGGAATAACCCCCCTAccccctgcccttgccccagGAAATGCCACAGAAAGGAATTCAGGTATGTCCTTATCTCTCTCTGGTCAGCTCCTGGGTAGGAAGCTCCTCTGTAGGAAGCTGACTGATCAGCAGTATTTCAGAAAATGGACGGTGTCACACGTCTTGTTGGTCAGAAACTTTGCTACACAGAACAACCCCCTGCATTTTTGGTTGCTTTGGGATACTTTTGGGGTGCCAGGACAGTACGTGAGGGTCCCAGGCAGGCATTTTGGGGTCCCAGGCTGGTGGTTTGGTTCCCTGGGGGCCAGTTCAGGGCCCTGGGTTCTCACTTTGGTGTCCTGGGGCAACATTCTGAGCTCCAGGAGGCATTTTGGGctgtgcctctgctcctcctgctaggggcaggggccagcctgggctgcccaggggggcacagggggtccggggaggctgtttggggcttcAGGGCTGGcactccccccacaccccccggGCCCTGCAGCTGGCCGTGCCGGGCCAGCAGCAAGACATCAAAGTCCCTTGGAGCCTCCCGGGGGCTGCTTGCTGCCCTCCATGCGGCGCCCCCGGGGGCCTGGCTGGGCCCTGCCGCCTGCTGCCCAAGGCCTGGCTGGAGgcgcccagcacagcctgcggccacagcagcctcagcagcgcCGCAGGAGGCTGCgggaggcaggggcagccgGGCCCCACCGACCCCCCAAACACTGCAGACCCCCACagacccccagccagccccacggGAGCGCAGGCCCGGCCCCGAGAtccccctcagccccaggggatcCTGACCCCGGCCACAGCTTTCCCCCGAGACTCCCAAAGGATCCAGatcccaacccccagccccaagggatcccaacccccagccccaagggatcccaacccccagccccaagggatcccaacccccagccccaagggatcccaacccccagccccaagggatcccaacccccccccagccccaccgctgccccctgccccaaaccccagccctgccagaccCCACAGAtgccctccccacagcctcccctccccaacccccacagctcctccttctgcccctccagaggctgcccccagccccacccaccccaaccccacgaaccctgccccggccccacggagccccctgccccccgcgcCCCTCCCGgcccccagctccacacacgcccccggcagccccccgcagccagagccttccccgctccgctgccgccgcccgcaGCGCTCCCcggccccctcagcccctcccgccccgccgcagCTCCCCAGCCGGCAGCTGCCGCTCGCCCGCCAGCACCTCCGGCACTTCTGCCGCGCTCCGGCCCCGCTGCCGCTCCCCGCGGGGCAGCAGCAATGGCGGCCGCGgccggcagcggcagctccTCGCTGTGCCTCGGCAGCGCCCACGGGGAGGAGCTGCCGCGCTGCCGGCGCCTCTGATTGGCTGCGGCTGCCCGGCCGTGGGCGGGGCTTCCTTTGCGGCCCCCGCCCTGCTGGCGCTGCCGGAGCCACGTGGGCGCCTGAGGCGGAGGGGCCGGGTATTAGTAATTCTAAGTATGGATGTATCCAATTTGTTGTTTCTAGAAATTTTTGCAAATAATTCAAAATTTTTACAGTAATATCCAATTTAATGTTTTCTGGTTCAATGGTTTCATCTAAAATTTTCCAACCTAGATATTTCCGGGGAGGAATTGCTTGAATTTTGTctgaagcaattttttttcatgCCTGCCCAGACTGCCAAGCCTTTGCCCTCTCAACTCGGACAGGGAGTAACCCACGTGGGCTACAAGCTCTACAGCTATGGCAAACAGATGCCACTCCACCTCTGCACAAAGGCactgagtgtccagcccagtaaggtgaagggaagtgttgggaggccttAGTGTGTGGCCTatgggactctgtatgctttgggatatcttgccactatgctttgtagtttctgtaaaacaccaattgCATTTCCAtataaactttccatcactttccaatccatttgtgtgtgtcattcttttgtccctcttGGGGCAATAGAGGATCTGTCAGGCCTTGAACCAGGACAGATtattggtagcagaggatggctGCTGTGGGAACGCTGCAAATTGGATTGGAGAAGTGCAGAGATGGAAAAGTTAAAATGGGAATCTGGGCGTTGTTGGGTTCTGGTGGTTGGGTTCAAGGTTTTGCTGGGGTGACCCTGTGGGCGTTTTATGGGTTCTGAGGGGACAGCTGTGCATGCAGCTGTGGCGTGGACTATCTTCTGCCATTTCAAGGTGCCAGCGGCGATTCTGGAGCCAGCGGCATCAAGGGAATGCTCAAGAACGCGGTGcctgcccctttcccctttGTTGCCTGCAGTGTGGTAagtggtgcagggctggggaggtggcagttGTAAGCAGACCAGAGCTGGCTTGTCCCGTGGTGGTGGGGGCGAGCGGCAGCGGGAAGGTGAGCAGTGGCTCCCAAAATCCAAGGGGGCGAGCGGTGGCTTAAGCTTGAAAGCTGCTCCCAAGGCCCAGAAAGCGAGGAGGTGGCTTTGGCTGGAAGGACTGCTCTTGTACCCCGAGGGGCGGTGACAGCTTTGATCTGTACCGCGGCAGCAGAGGTGGCAGTGGCTCTGCCGCTCTGTATGCTGGCAGCAGTTGTTTCCTCTCCCCTGATTTTCAGACACCTTCTGAAAATGGCACCTAGCACCTCGCTCCGCCCCTCGGTGAATTGGAGTGCAGCCACTCCCTCTcccaggggagggctgtgtaGCCAGATGAGGCCATGCCTCGGTCCGTTATCACCAAGTGGTGAGTGGCGTGCCTGTGCGTGGTGCGCATGCGTGTAGCTTGGGGCCGTGGTTGGAAGcagtcagcactgggctggggaaaggtctgTGCAGTTTTTTGGACGCCTCAGCATGCTGTttcctggaggggaggaaggagtcGATGAACCTGATTGTTCTGGCTCGGTTGCCTCAGGGGGTGGAAACATGCTGCTTGAGCAGATGTGGGTGGAGATAGAGGTTCTGTTGAGAAGTTATGAGTGTTTTTCCAGATGACCAGGATGTCCATTGAATCCATGAAGAGCTCACTCTGCAGAAGAATGTTGCTGAAGAGGTTCCATGAGATGAGGGAAAAGAACTGGAAGGAACTATTACCTGAGCCtaaatgagagactgtttggaaGGATGCCCAGATGAAGTCTTGGACTTTTCTATACATATCATCTAAAGATTGTttctaatttgatgatatgGTTTGGGTGCAGGAATTATGGTATCAAATAAGGGGTGgcctgtggcagtttaggctcagagcctcctgttactgccacataagtgACATCTCCAGTATAccaagtgtccaacccagtaaggtggacacagccaagtcattctcttcctcattcttccctctctgctcccatgagaGATGCTCCCCATGGGGTAATGGtagggagtatctcaaggcctcttaggcctggctaggcctaatgccaggaggagaaggggcaggggcagtctcagacctggccagcctgagactagcctagcagtggggggcaggggggaagaaagagccctgggggttttgggtgtatcctcaggtggggagaagggaagtgttgggaggcttttgggtgtgctgtaggggactctgtatgctttgggattcttttgtcacatAAAGAGTTCCCCTGGTCTGATGACCATGCTGTTCTGCAGACCGGCTCTATCACAGCAGTGACCCTGGcatgtccctgcctgcagtcacAACACTTACtcaaagcagcacagtgcccaagctgccagagcactcaggccttgccccatcacagaggctcagcagaagagtgtggaagggaagaaatagcagctcaggacagcccaagctctggggctccctcgcactgctgctgtgctgggactctgcccctccacctctaCACAAAGGCACTGCCCCGCAGCTCCAGAGAAGCCTTAGaggaaggagctcagagaaACAAGTCCCTGCAGGGTCCTGTCTTGTGTTGAacacacagggagcacagcttcTCATGTTTGCACACTCTGGGTCACACCAAATAGGACAACACTGAGCCAGAAAtagtctgaagaaagacatttgtgtgggaaCCACATTCTCACAAGGgtaacaccaccagcagcagtcagaattcgagcagccaggctgggcctgcactgagtgacatcagaactgctctgcaggagaagaaaaagtttATTGCTTCAGACACTATCCAgtgatcagcttgctcagagcagccttgagctcctggttcctcaggctgtagatgaaagggttcactgctggaggcaccactgagtacagaactgccACCACAAGatccaggggtggggaggagatggaagagGGCTTCAAATAGGCAAAGAAGGAAGtgctgagaaacagggagaccacagccaggtgaggcaggcacgtggcaaaggctttgtggcgtccctgctgagaggggatcctcagcactgccctgaagatctgcacataggacaccaccatgaacacaaaacagacaaagactAAACAGACACTGAGCACAAGAAGCCACgcttccctgaggtaggatgtggagcaggagagcttgaggatctgggggatttcacagaagaactggtccagagcattgccctggcagaagggcagggaaaatgtattggctgtgtgcagcagagcattgagAGCCCCagaggcccaggcagctgctgccaggtggacacaaactctgctgcccaggaaggtctcatagtgcaggggtctgcagatggcaacgtagCGATTGTAGGACATGATTGTGAGCAGGGCACACTCTGCTCCAAGGAAGAAGACAAACAGAAagacctgagcagcacatcctgcataggacaTGTCCCTCATGTCCCAGAGCGCATTAGCCATGGATGTggggacagtggtggagatggcacccaggtctAGGAGGGCGAGGTTcatgaggaagaagtacatgggggtgtggaggtggtgttcccaggctatggtggtgatgatgaggccattgcccaacagggcagccaggtagatggccaggaagagccagaagtgcaggagctgcagctgccttgtgcctgtgaatggcaggaggaggaagtgggtgatggagctgctgttggacatCTCCGCTCACTTGTGCCcacaggatggaactgaagggctttggtcatccttctgtgtgcacactttaggagccttcagctgagcgtCAGCAGCCGAGATGGATACCAGAGGATTTGGCACAGTGTCCAATGTGGTGACTGAAGATATTGAAGACAAGTTTATGAAGCACCTGAGAGCTTTTATACATGCCCAAAATATCTGACGTAACCCATAAAAGATGCAAAGCCCAAAGCTGTAGCAATTAGCTCCTTCAAACACAATTGGCATAATCTATGTGTAAAGATACCAAGTCTTGCAGCCACAATAAAATAAACATGCACACATCCCTGTTGCTACTATAAACTGTTTCTTCTACCTTATCTGCAAGCTCTGTCTTGGATAGTTAGTTCTTAGACAGGTACCAGAAATCCTCATCCCACACTTCAGGACTCAGAAATACaactctgctttgctttgtctCATCTCTCAAAGGGAGTTAGAAACCGCCATCTCTAATCCCCatatttccccttttttattCCCAAAGAAGGCCTGGTTAATCATATAAGTTCACTGCTCTGTGCACTTGTAGCATACAGGGAGCACACAGTCAGATACAAAGAGCTGCAAACACATTGAAACAACCTTCAGCATTGTCTTCACAACCTGCTTCAAAGGCATGAATGTtgcacctctgccttttcccatGTGGGTTAAAAATCATAGGCGTGTTTGGTGTCAGCATGGTCAAACGACCGAGGCTGCAGGGTCCTTCCTTGATCcgtgagggcagggctggccaggctCTATCCCCACAGATAAGGGAAAGCCCTGCAAGCAGACGGTGAGAGTGAGTGAAGCCCTTTACTGCTGTGACTCTAGTGTTTATATTCCTTCCCTGCCAGAGTGAC
This window of the Dryobates pubescens isolate bDryPub1 chromosome 28, bDryPub1.pri, whole genome shotgun sequence genome carries:
- the LOC128898629 gene encoding olfactory receptor 14A16-like, coding for MSNSSSITHFLLLPFTGTRQLQLLHFWLFLAIYLAALLGNGLIITTIAWEHHLHTPMYFFLMNLALLDLGAISTTVPTSMANALWDMRDMSYAGCAAQVFLFVFFLGAECALLTIMSYNRYVAICRPLHYETFLGSRVCVHLAAAAWASGALNALLHTANTFSLPFCQGNALDQFFCEIPQILKLSCSTSYLREAWLLVLSVCLVFVCFVFMVVSYVQIFRAVLRIPSQQGRHKAFATCLPHLAVVSLFLSTSFFAYLKPSSISSPPLDLVVAVLYSVVPPAVNPFIYSLRNQELKAALSKLITG